The proteins below come from a single Leptotrichia sp. oral taxon 223 genomic window:
- the uppS gene encoding polyprenyl diphosphate synthase, with the protein MDRDELVIPEHIAIIMDGNGRWAKERGKIRLEGHRAGASSLEKILKYAGNIGVKYLTVYAFSTENWKRPEKEVNGLMDLFAKYLDKEKKNLKKQGVRLLVTGAKENISQKLLKKIEETENYLADCDKIIFNIAFNYGGRREIVDAVNKVLQTKFMDKSGRTAEGQFDNENNGLNVTEKELNGFVDKNENLRITEEEFSKFMYRPEIPDPELVIRTSGEFRISNFLLWEVAYSEFYITDVYWPDFDEKELDKAILSFNKRDRRYGGLNVK; encoded by the coding sequence ATGGATAGAGATGAATTGGTGATTCCTGAGCACATTGCCATTATTATGGATGGGAACGGGCGCTGGGCTAAGGAGCGTGGAAAGATTCGGCTGGAAGGGCATAGGGCTGGAGCTAGCAGTCTTGAGAAGATATTAAAGTATGCCGGGAACATTGGCGTGAAATATTTAACTGTGTATGCGTTTTCGACTGAAAACTGGAAGAGGCCTGAAAAGGAAGTAAATGGGCTTATGGACTTGTTTGCGAAATATCTCGATAAAGAGAAGAAAAATTTGAAAAAACAGGGCGTTAGATTGCTTGTTACAGGGGCAAAGGAAAATATTTCACAAAAATTATTAAAGAAAATTGAAGAAACTGAAAATTATCTGGCAGATTGTGATAAGATTATTTTTAATATAGCATTTAATTATGGCGGGCGCCGAGAAATTGTTGATGCCGTGAACAAGGTTTTGCAGACTAAGTTTATGGACAAATCAGGCAGAACAGCAGAAGGGCAGTTTGATAATGAAAATAACGGGCTGAATGTTACGGAAAAAGAGCTGAATGGATTTGTGGATAAAAATGAAAATTTGAGGATTACAGAAGAAGAGTTTTCTAAATTTATGTACCGTCCAGAAATTCCAGATCCAGAGCTTGTAATTAGAACAAGCGGAGAATTTAGAATAAGTAATTTTCTGCTTTGGGAAGTTGCCTATTCAGAGTTTTACATAACAGATGTTTACTGGCCCGATTTTGATGAAAAAGAATTAGATAAAGCTATTTTATCCTTTAATAAAAGAGATAGAAGATACGGAGGACTGAATGTTAAGTAG
- a CDS encoding phosphatidate cytidylyltransferase: MLSRLFIILLFVPFLLWIFLKGNVMFLVFTLVIIGMSLFEFYKMLKDKGFEVASRIGMGLGLFLPVAIYFQENSKNIFSYFKFALFKQINFDMGGFIVFAIILLSLRQVLKVKIQNAMAEISYTLFGIIYVSYLFSHILLIKYEFLNGNILVVMTFMLIWACDISAYLVGMAIGGKVFKHRLAPKISPKKSIEGAIAGILGVFLVILSFDKIYLFIANFVCGISFLSKSCSVNYDYVAIGGLKAFILALAIGIFAELGDLVESKIKRELGVKDSGNLLLGHGGFLDRFDSALFVLPIVYYFMKYVAYL, translated from the coding sequence ATGTTAAGTAGATTATTTATTATTTTGTTATTTGTACCTTTCCTTTTGTGGATATTTTTAAAGGGAAATGTGATGTTTCTAGTATTTACGCTTGTAATAATTGGAATGTCGCTGTTTGAATTTTATAAAATGTTAAAGGACAAGGGCTTTGAGGTGGCAAGCAGGATTGGAATGGGGCTTGGACTGTTTTTGCCAGTTGCAATATATTTTCAGGAAAATTCAAAAAATATTTTTTCATATTTCAAATTTGCCCTTTTCAAGCAGATAAACTTTGATATGGGCGGATTTATCGTATTTGCAATAATTCTTCTGTCTCTAAGGCAGGTTTTAAAGGTAAAAATTCAAAATGCAATGGCAGAAATTTCCTACACATTGTTTGGAATAATCTATGTTTCATATTTATTTTCACATATTTTGCTGATAAAATACGAATTTTTAAATGGGAATATTCTAGTTGTAATGACATTTATGTTAATCTGGGCATGCGACATTTCTGCCTACCTTGTCGGAATGGCCATCGGTGGAAAAGTATTCAAACATAGGCTTGCACCAAAAATCAGCCCTAAAAAATCAATTGAAGGTGCGATAGCAGGGATTTTGGGAGTATTTTTAGTAATTTTATCATTTGACAAAATATATTTATTTATAGCAAATTTTGTATGCGGAATCTCATTTCTCTCAAAAAGCTGTTCCGTAAATTACGATTACGTTGCCATTGGCGGCTTAAAAGCCTTTATCCTTGCACTTGCAATAGGCATTTTTGCCGAACTGGGAGATCTGGTAGAATCAAAAATAAAAAGAGAATTGGGAGTAAAGGATTCTGGGAATTTGCTTTTGGGACACGGTGGATTTTTGGATAGATTTGACAGTGCATTATTTGTATTGCCAATTGTGTATTATTTTATGAAATACGTAGCGTATTTATAA
- the tyrS gene encoding tyrosine--tRNA ligase, with translation MSIDRNNETEVKNEVERQFNILSRGCDEIINENEFKKKLEKSISTNTPLRVKLGIDPTGSELHLGHAVPLRKLKQFQDLGHEVLFLIGTFTGRIGDPTGKSETRKMLSEEQVSENIKTYLDQVKLILDLDKIKVVYNADWFEKLSLSDALNLLSQFTVSQMISREDFSKRLAENKPVSLIEFMYPILQGYDSVELRADVELGATEQKFNLLRGRDLQKNFGQEQQVCMIMPILVGLDGVEKMSKSLGNYIGVKDTPNDMFGKVMSISDELMENYYTMITEVPFERINEIKAQIANGSLHPMEAKKQLGAEVVKIYYGEEAAKEARNWFENVFSKRNLDVDLPEVEVPYGEINVIDLLVKEAKLLGGTSEARRLISQGGFKINDEAIKDIKANVNVESGMIIRAGKKKIVKVK, from the coding sequence ATGAGCATAGATAGAAATAATGAAACAGAAGTAAAAAACGAAGTAGAAAGACAATTTAATATTTTGAGCCGTGGGTGCGATGAAATAATTAATGAGAATGAATTTAAGAAAAAGTTGGAAAAATCAATTTCAACTAATACTCCGCTACGGGTTAAATTGGGGATAGATCCGACAGGTTCGGAGCTGCATTTGGGACATGCTGTACCTTTAAGAAAATTGAAGCAATTTCAAGATTTGGGACATGAGGTGCTGTTTTTGATTGGAACTTTTACAGGGAGAATTGGGGATCCAACTGGAAAATCTGAAACTAGGAAGATGTTGTCGGAGGAGCAAGTAAGTGAGAATATCAAAACATACTTGGATCAAGTAAAATTGATATTGGACTTGGATAAAATAAAAGTTGTCTATAATGCTGACTGGTTTGAAAAATTATCGCTTTCGGATGCTTTAAATTTACTATCGCAGTTTACTGTGTCGCAAATGATTTCTAGAGAGGATTTTTCAAAAAGACTGGCTGAAAACAAACCAGTTTCGTTAATCGAGTTTATGTATCCAATTTTACAAGGGTATGATTCGGTTGAGCTGAGAGCTGATGTGGAATTGGGAGCAACAGAACAAAAATTTAATTTACTAAGAGGAAGAGATTTACAGAAAAACTTTGGGCAGGAGCAGCAAGTCTGTATGATAATGCCAATTCTGGTAGGGCTTGACGGAGTGGAAAAGATGTCTAAATCACTTGGAAACTACATTGGCGTAAAAGACACTCCAAATGATATGTTTGGTAAGGTTATGTCAATTTCAGATGAACTAATGGAAAATTACTACACAATGATAACAGAGGTTCCTTTTGAAAGAATTAACGAAATTAAAGCTCAAATCGCAAATGGAAGTTTACATCCGATGGAAGCCAAAAAACAATTAGGAGCAGAAGTTGTAAAAATTTATTACGGTGAAGAAGCAGCTAAGGAAGCAAGAAACTGGTTTGAAAACGTATTCAGTAAAAGAAATCTTGACGTAGATTTGCCAGAAGTGGAAGTTCCTTATGGAGAAATTAATGTAATTGACTTGCTTGTAAAAGAAGCAAAATTACTTGGAGGAACAAGTGAGGCAAGAAGGCTAATTTCACAAGGTGGATTTAAAATAAATGATGAGGCGATAAAAGATATTAAGGCAAATGTAAATGTCGAAAGCGGAATGATTATTAGGGCTGGGAAAAAGAAAATTGTGAAAGTGAAATAG
- the acpS gene encoding holo-ACP synthase, with translation MEIYGIGTDIIEISRIEKAINQTSLFKRKVYTEKEIEHIEKKKNPYASFAGRFAAKEAVSKAFGTGVHGFSLSDIEILNDKLGKPYVVFYNAIKEKVQGLTIQISISHSREYAVSTVIIYKK, from the coding sequence ATGGAAATATACGGTATCGGGACAGATATTATTGAAATATCCCGAATTGAAAAGGCAATTAATCAGACAAGCCTTTTTAAAAGGAAAGTTTATACTGAAAAAGAAATTGAGCATATTGAGAAAAAAAAGAATCCATATGCCAGCTTTGCGGGCAGATTTGCTGCGAAAGAGGCGGTTTCCAAGGCGTTTGGGACTGGGGTGCATGGGTTTTCGCTAAGTGATATTGAGATTTTGAATGATAAGCTGGGAAAGCCTTATGTGGTGTTTTATAATGCAATAAAGGAAAAGGTTCAGGGACTTACGATACAGATTAGCATTTCACATAGCAGGGAGTATGCGGTCAGTACGGTAATTATTTATAAAAAATAA
- a CDS encoding glutaredoxin domain-containing protein produces MFWRKDFKARLDKSRVFALIILIFSMFLVNQINYSAGNSQGKKVKIEYFGRKDCKNCANLEKFLKELSTKRDDFEYVEHKIDENEENKAFFDETTSKLKLVKGTPIIYIDGHIIQGFNTADTTGKEIESLINSAKAKDKILTLKEYVESGQNGNVSSNGAVCTGDTVCEVPGLTKGVKNQVLVNIPIINKTIDLTNYSLFTMSIILGTIDGFNPCAMWVLVLFLTALIAVGNKVKMFRVAGLFILAEAVMYFLILNAWIYTWDFVGLDKWVTPIVGIVGIAGGIFFIKNYLKKGDTLECEVTDLEQRAKISRKVKDIANKPFTLLTALGIIGLALSVNVIEFACSIGIPQTYTKILQINEVPFWIRQFYTFIYIIGYMVDDIIVFGFALMSINKLQLTTKYSKWVNLFGGILMIILGLIMLIKPSLLIM; encoded by the coding sequence ATGTTTTGGAGAAAAGATTTTAAGGCTAGGTTAGATAAAAGTAGAGTGTTTGCATTGATAATTTTGATTTTTAGTATGTTTTTGGTGAATCAGATTAATTATTCTGCTGGAAATAGTCAGGGAAAGAAAGTAAAAATTGAATATTTCGGGAGAAAAGACTGTAAAAATTGTGCAAATCTGGAGAAATTTTTGAAGGAACTGTCGACTAAAAGGGATGATTTTGAATATGTGGAGCATAAAATTGATGAAAATGAGGAAAACAAGGCATTTTTTGATGAAACTACATCAAAGTTAAAACTTGTGAAAGGGACTCCAATTATTTATATTGATGGACATATTATTCAAGGTTTTAATACGGCAGATACAACTGGAAAAGAAATTGAAAGTTTGATAAATTCAGCAAAGGCTAAAGATAAAATTTTGACTTTGAAGGAATACGTGGAAAGTGGGCAGAACGGAAATGTAAGCAGTAATGGCGCAGTTTGTACAGGAGATACTGTATGTGAGGTGCCGGGACTTACGAAAGGCGTTAAAAATCAGGTGCTTGTAAATATTCCAATTATTAATAAAACGATTGACTTGACAAATTACTCTTTATTTACGATGTCAATAATTTTAGGAACAATTGACGGATTTAATCCTTGCGCTATGTGGGTTTTAGTTTTATTTCTGACAGCTCTGATTGCGGTTGGAAATAAAGTGAAAATGTTTAGAGTGGCAGGACTGTTTATTTTAGCCGAAGCTGTTATGTATTTTTTGATTTTAAATGCGTGGATTTATACATGGGATTTTGTAGGGCTAGATAAATGGGTAACTCCAATTGTCGGGATTGTCGGAATTGCTGGCGGAATTTTCTTTATTAAAAATTATTTGAAAAAAGGTGACACACTAGAATGTGAAGTGACAGATTTGGAGCAAAGGGCAAAAATTTCAAGAAAAGTAAAAGATATAGCCAATAAACCATTTACATTGCTGACAGCGCTTGGAATAATTGGTTTGGCACTTTCAGTAAATGTGATAGAGTTTGCCTGCTCAATTGGAATACCACAAACATATACAAAAATTCTTCAAATAAATGAAGTTCCTTTCTGGATAAGACAATTTTATACATTTATTTATATAATTGGATATATGGTAGACGACATAATAGTTTTCGGTTTTGCCCTAATGAGCATAAATAAACTGCAATTAACTACAAAATATTCAAAATGGGTAAATTTGTTTGGTGGAATTTTAATGATAATTTTAGGATTAATAATGTTGATCAAGCCTAGTTTGCTTATAATGTAA
- a CDS encoding toxin-antitoxin system YwqK family antitoxin, translated as MKRNNSKKIFFIAGMMILSAVAYGKDVFANYGTNFGKVRLSKLSSSSMDDVKRIDSNTYELTGSGEYRIMEEGGRRLVVNLSNGTLNGKYDEFYANGNRFTIGNYKNGKKEGEWTVYTENGKVWKKYQYKDDQLNGRYSSYYGKTGAQETVGNYENGKMTGTWTEYYENGSRKSQGNYSNGQKNGLFSEWNTNGGKKSEINYVNDEINGKMNVYYESGRPLYEANMNGETGTVRGYHTDGSLGFEGSIRGRRRTGTWTYYDKSGNPRKVNY; from the coding sequence ATGAAAAGAAATAATAGTAAAAAAATATTTTTTATCGCTGGAATGATGATATTATCAGCAGTTGCATACGGAAAAGATGTGTTTGCAAATTATGGAACAAATTTTGGGAAGGTTAGGTTGTCGAAACTTAGTTCTTCGAGTATGGATGATGTAAAAAGAATTGATTCTAATACTTATGAATTGACAGGAAGTGGAGAGTACAGAATTATGGAAGAAGGCGGAAGACGGCTTGTTGTTAATTTGAGCAATGGGACGCTTAATGGGAAATATGATGAATTTTATGCAAACGGAAATAGATTTACAATAGGAAATTATAAAAATGGTAAAAAGGAAGGAGAATGGACGGTTTATACTGAAAATGGAAAAGTCTGGAAAAAATATCAATATAAAGATGATCAGTTAAATGGACGTTATTCTTCGTATTATGGAAAAACAGGGGCTCAGGAAACAGTTGGGAACTATGAAAATGGAAAAATGACAGGAACTTGGACTGAATATTATGAAAATGGCTCAAGAAAATCACAAGGAAACTATTCAAATGGACAGAAAAATGGATTATTTAGTGAATGGAACACTAACGGAGGTAAAAAATCTGAAATTAATTATGTAAATGATGAAATAAACGGGAAAATGAATGTTTACTACGAAAGTGGAAGACCTTTGTATGAAGCAAATATGAATGGGGAAACTGGAACTGTAAGAGGATATCATACAGATGGAAGCCTAGGATTTGAGGGAAGTATTAGAGGCAGAAGAAGAACAGGAACTTGGACTTATTATGATAAATCAGGAAATCCTAGAAAAGTAAATTATTAG
- the whiA gene encoding DNA-binding protein WhiA: MSYSANVKREIFNLENSDKDTVYAELFGIFIAKNVITEHGIYFSTENVSLAKRIYSNLRAVTNIPIQLKYVISKRLGTHKMYEVILFPTQHNQQEYKSFLKKIYFHKNFSVVEDEKQLAGIIRGFFLSCGYIKSPEKAYAMDFFVDTEDSATYLYYLFKQMGKKVFQTEKKNKSLVYLRNSEDILDIIFLIGGINSFFEFEEVTINKEIRNKINRNMNWEIANETKKLSASEKQIHMIKVIDEKMGLSELTDVLSETARVRLENQEMSLQELADLMEISKSGIKNRFRRLETIYKGLVEN, encoded by the coding sequence ATGTCGTATTCAGCAAATGTAAAAAGAGAGATTTTCAATTTGGAAAATTCAGATAAGGATACTGTTTATGCAGAGCTTTTCGGAATTTTTATTGCAAAGAATGTAATTACAGAACATGGAATTTATTTCAGCACTGAAAATGTCTCGCTTGCTAAAAGAATTTATTCAAATTTACGGGCAGTAACAAATATCCCAATTCAGCTAAAATACGTTATTAGTAAACGCCTTGGAACACACAAAATGTATGAAGTGATACTTTTTCCCACTCAGCACAACCAGCAGGAATACAAATCATTTTTAAAAAAAATATATTTTCACAAAAATTTTTCAGTTGTGGAAGATGAAAAACAGCTAGCTGGCATAATTAGAGGTTTTTTTCTTAGCTGCGGATATATAAAGTCTCCAGAAAAAGCTTATGCGATGGATTTTTTTGTGGATACTGAAGATTCTGCCACTTATTTGTATTACTTGTTTAAACAGATGGGGAAAAAGGTTTTTCAGACGGAGAAAAAAAATAAGAGCCTTGTTTATTTACGAAATTCAGAAGACATTTTGGATATAATTTTTTTGATTGGCGGAATAAATTCGTTTTTTGAATTTGAGGAAGTTACGATAAATAAGGAAATTCGGAATAAAATTAATAGAAACATGAACTGGGAAATAGCAAATGAAACTAAAAAACTGTCCGCTTCTGAAAAGCAGATTCACATGATAAAAGTAATTGATGAAAAAATGGGGCTTTCAGAATTGACAGACGTATTAAGTGAAACAGCAAGAGTCCGACTGGAAAATCAAGAAATGTCCCTACAGGAACTGGCAGACTTAATGGAAATTTCCAAATCTGGAATAAAAAACCGATTTAGACGGCTGGAAACAATTTATAAAGGACTGGTAGAAAACTAA
- the lpxK gene encoding tetraacyldisaccharide 4'-kinase, producing the protein MKLLSIIYGFIVFLRNKLYDLNIFKEKKVDGVEIICIGNIVAGGTGKTPAVQYFVQKYLERNKKVGILSRGYKGKRETDLLLVRDEKKIYATSKESGDEAYLHALNFQIPVVVCKNRYEGATFLKEKCDVETIIMDDGFQHRKLKKDKNIILIDATNPFGMDDYLPKGRLRESLDALKRADEIIITKSNYASEEEIAKIKERLEKYEKPISVAIFEESYFYKLNFENGKKFGKINNENKIGNEKFPLETIKNKNVLIFSSIANPAVFYQTIKKLNPSNIDEIKFTDHHVYANEEILEIKEKAKSYDYVLTTEKDIVKIDENIENLMILKMEFKIIEKMK; encoded by the coding sequence ATGAAATTATTGTCGATTATATATGGATTTATCGTATTTTTACGAAATAAACTTTATGATTTGAATATTTTTAAAGAAAAAAAGGTTGATGGAGTGGAAATAATTTGCATTGGAAATATTGTGGCAGGTGGAACAGGGAAAACACCAGCTGTGCAGTATTTTGTGCAAAAATATTTAGAAAGAAATAAGAAAGTTGGAATTCTGAGTCGAGGCTACAAGGGAAAACGGGAAACTGATTTACTGCTTGTACGAGATGAAAAAAAGATTTATGCCACTTCAAAGGAATCAGGAGATGAAGCCTATTTGCATGCCTTAAATTTTCAAATTCCTGTCGTAGTTTGTAAAAATCGTTACGAAGGTGCAACTTTTCTAAAGGAAAAATGCGATGTGGAAACAATTATTATGGATGATGGCTTTCAGCATAGAAAACTGAAAAAAGATAAAAATATAATTCTAATTGATGCAACAAATCCTTTTGGAATGGACGATTACTTGCCAAAGGGACGATTGCGGGAATCACTTGACGCTTTGAAACGGGCTGATGAAATTATTATTACAAAAAGTAACTATGCTTCGGAAGAAGAAATTGCGAAAATTAAGGAAAGACTGGAAAAATATGAAAAGCCGATTTCTGTCGCTATTTTTGAGGAAAGTTATTTTTACAAATTAAATTTTGAAAATGGGAAAAAGTTTGGTAAAATAAATAATGAAAACAAAATAGGGAATGAAAAATTTCCATTGGAAACTATTAAAAATAAAAATGTACTAATTTTTTCTTCAATAGCAAATCCAGCTGTATTTTATCAGACAATAAAAAAATTAAATCCAAGTAATATTGATGAAATAAAATTTACAGATCATCACGTTTACGCAAATGAAGAAATTTTGGAAATAAAGGAAAAAGCAAAAAGTTATGATTATGTTTTGACAACGGAAAAGGATATTGTGAAAATTGATGAAAATATAGAAAATTTAATGATTTTGAAAATGGAATTTAAAATTATTGAGAAAATGAAATAG
- the serS gene encoding serine--tRNA ligase, producing MLEMRYIRENADKVREYLKNRNSDFDLNSLLKFDEDRRNLLQEVEMLKKERNESSALIGKYKQEGKDPAELLARMQTVSAKIKELDQKVAEIDEKQLELAYTIPNKLSDTTPVGKDEDDNVEVRKWGTPREFDFEIKSHDELGVELGILDFERGAKLSGSRFTVYKNAAARLERALIAFMIDVHTGEHGFEEIFTPQLVKREMMVGTGQLPKFADDAYKIDGEEMYLIPTAEVTLTNLHNSEILDEEELPKYYCGYTACFRKEAGSGGRDLKGLIRQHQFNKVEMVKIVKPETSYDELEKMVNCAEKILQKLELPYRVLALCSGDLGFSAAKTYDLEVWVPSQGKYREISSCSNTEDFQARRAMIKYREKETGKSHFVHTLNGSGLAVGRTLLAIMENYQQDDGTIKVPEVLVPYMGGMTVIK from the coding sequence ATGTTGGAAATGAGATACATAAGGGAAAATGCTGATAAAGTCAGAGAATATTTAAAAAATAGAAATAGTGACTTTGATTTGAATTCATTGCTGAAATTTGATGAGGATAGAAGAAATTTACTTCAGGAAGTGGAAATGCTGAAGAAAGAAAGAAATGAGTCAAGTGCATTGATAGGAAAATATAAACAGGAAGGAAAAGATCCTGCTGAATTGCTTGCGAGAATGCAGACTGTCAGTGCAAAGATTAAGGAACTTGATCAAAAGGTAGCAGAAATTGATGAAAAGCAGCTGGAACTTGCTTATACGATTCCAAACAAATTAAGTGATACGACTCCAGTTGGAAAAGATGAAGATGATAATGTGGAAGTTAGAAAATGGGGAACTCCAAGAGAATTCGACTTTGAAATAAAATCACATGATGAACTGGGAGTGGAACTTGGGATTTTGGACTTTGAAAGAGGGGCAAAACTTAGTGGTTCGAGGTTTACAGTTTATAAAAATGCAGCGGCAAGACTGGAAAGAGCATTGATTGCGTTTATGATTGATGTTCATACTGGGGAACATGGATTTGAGGAGATTTTTACACCGCAGTTGGTAAAAAGAGAAATGATGGTGGGAACAGGGCAGCTTCCAAAATTTGCCGATGACGCCTATAAAATCGATGGTGAAGAGATGTACTTGATTCCAACGGCAGAAGTTACACTTACAAATTTACATAATAGCGAAATTCTGGATGAAGAGGAACTGCCTAAATATTACTGCGGATATACAGCTTGTTTCAGAAAGGAAGCGGGTTCTGGAGGACGTGACTTAAAAGGGCTTATAAGACAGCACCAGTTTAATAAAGTGGAAATGGTAAAAATTGTAAAACCCGAAACTTCTTATGATGAACTTGAAAAAATGGTAAACTGTGCGGAGAAAATATTGCAGAAATTAGAGCTGCCATATAGAGTTTTGGCACTTTGCAGCGGAGATTTAGGATTTAGTGCGGCAAAAACTTATGATCTAGAAGTCTGGGTGCCAAGTCAAGGGAAATACAGGGAAATTTCTTCCTGCTCAAATACAGAGGACTTTCAGGCTAGACGTGCAATGATTAAATACAGGGAAAAAGAAACAGGAAAGAGCCATTTTGTACATACTCTGAATGGATCAGGGCTGGCAGTGGGAAGAACATTGCTTGCCATTATGGAAAATTATCAGCAGGATGACGGAACTATAAAAGTTCCAGAAGTATTAGTGCCTTATATGGGCGGAATGACAGTTATAAAATAA
- a CDS encoding GH25 family lysozyme, which yields MEKFVKFFIIMIIIAGIAGVLEFSGYLYHNDILAQLAGYKTQGLDISHHQEKVNWTLVDKKYKFIILKATEGQNFLDTDFLYNWNNARLNGFVVGAYHFFTMTSSGEAQADFYISKVPDSDKTLPPMIDLEISTKKYKKTEVIKHLKDMVDKLEKHYRKRVIFYVNYKTYNAYIKGEFPENRIWITDYKYFPKIEEDDRWAIWQVSKRGRIEGIPGFTDKNVLRKGMTVEELINQSKIN from the coding sequence ATGGAAAAATTTGTAAAATTTTTTATAATTATGATAATTATTGCAGGTATAGCGGGAGTTCTTGAATTTAGCGGATATTTGTACCATAATGATATTTTGGCACAGCTGGCAGGCTACAAGACTCAGGGACTTGATATTTCACATCATCAGGAAAAAGTGAACTGGACTCTTGTGGATAAAAAATATAAATTTATTATTTTGAAGGCGACAGAAGGGCAGAATTTTCTTGATACAGATTTTTTATATAACTGGAATAACGCCAGATTAAATGGCTTTGTAGTCGGAGCATATCATTTTTTCACAATGACTAGCAGTGGGGAAGCACAAGCTGACTTTTACATAAGTAAAGTCCCTGATTCCGACAAGACATTGCCGCCAATGATTGATCTGGAAATATCTACAAAAAAATATAAAAAGACGGAAGTAATAAAGCATTTGAAAGATATGGTTGACAAGCTGGAAAAACATTACAGAAAAAGAGTAATTTTCTATGTGAACTATAAAACTTATAATGCATATATAAAAGGTGAATTTCCTGAAAATAGAATTTGGATTACAGACTACAAATATTTTCCCAAAATAGAAGAAGATGACAGATGGGCAATTTGGCAAGTGTCAAAACGTGGCAGAATAGAGGGAATTCCAGGATTCACGGATAAAAATGTGCTTAGAAAAGGAATGACGGTGGAAGAGCTGATAAATCAAAGTAAAATAAATTAA
- a CDS encoding class II fructose-bisphosphate aldolase — protein sequence MKYHYKDLGLVNTKEMFAKANKEGYAVPAFNFNNMEQLQGIIEACVEEGSPVILQVSTGARKYIGKEMLPWLAKAATAYVEASGSDIPVALHLDHGPNFAEAKDCIEYGFSSVMYDGSHNPYDENVAEAKQVADFAHQHDVTVEAELGVLAGIEDDVEAAEHVYTQPDEVEDFVSKTGVDSLAIAIGTSHGAHKFKPGDDPKLRLDILAEIEKRIPGFPIVLHGSSAVPKQFVEMINQYGGKIADAIGIPDSELRKAAKSAVAKINVDTDGRLAFTAGIREVFAKKPGEFDPRKYVGPAKDYMKEYYKDKIRNVFGSNGAYKAGAARK from the coding sequence ATGAAATATCATTACAAAGATTTAGGATTAGTAAACACTAAAGAAATGTTTGCTAAAGCAAACAAAGAAGGTTATGCAGTACCTGCCTTTAACTTTAACAACATGGAACAATTACAAGGAATTATTGAAGCATGTGTTGAAGAAGGTTCACCAGTAATTCTTCAAGTTTCAACAGGTGCAAGAAAGTATATCGGTAAGGAAATGCTGCCTTGGCTTGCAAAAGCTGCAACAGCTTATGTAGAAGCATCTGGATCTGACATTCCAGTAGCATTGCACTTGGATCATGGTCCAAATTTTGCTGAAGCAAAAGACTGTATCGAATATGGATTCTCTTCAGTAATGTATGACGGATCTCACAACCCTTATGATGAAAATGTTGCAGAAGCAAAACAAGTTGCTGATTTCGCTCATCAGCACGATGTTACAGTTGAAGCTGAACTAGGAGTTTTAGCTGGAATTGAAGACGATGTGGAAGCAGCAGAACATGTTTACACTCAACCTGATGAAGTTGAAGACTTCGTATCAAAAACAGGAGTTGATTCATTGGCAATCGCAATCGGAACATCTCACGGAGCTCATAAATTCAAACCAGGGGATGATCCTAAATTAAGATTGGACATTTTGGCAGAAATTGAAAAAAGAATACCTGGATTCCCAATTGTATTACACGGTTCATCAGCTGTACCAAAACAATTTGTAGAAATGATTAACCAATACGGCGGAAAAATTGCAGATGCAATCGGTATCCCTGATTCAGAATTAAGAAAAGCCGCTAAATCAGCAGTAGCTAAAATTAACGTAGATACTGACGGAAGATTAGCTTTCACAGCAGGAATCAGAGAAGTATTCGCTAAAAAACCAGGAGAATTTGATCCTAGAAAATATGTAGGTCCTGCAAAAGACTACATGAAAGAATACTACAAAGATAAAATCAGAAACGTATTCGGATCAAATGGAGCTTACAAAGCTGGAGCTGCAAGAAAATAA